One window of the Thermasporomyces composti genome contains the following:
- a CDS encoding SDR family NAD(P)-dependent oxidoreductase, translated as MGTPRRSGEQRGRAQGDASRRDHRRRHRRAGRLARHAPSLLARAALPHLRRTKGSILNVSSTYGHRPAPGAAHDAATKAALEHLTRSWALELAADGIRVNAIAPGPTESEALAAAGLPPAVIERSKEDEAARVPLGRRGSPDEIATWMLRLADPSATWLTGQVLTVDGGLELV; from the coding sequence GTGGGGACGCCTCGACGTTCTGGTGAACAACGCGGGCGCGCTCAAGGTGATGCCTCTCGCCGAGACCACCGTCGACGGCATCGACGAGCTGGTCGGCTTGCGCGTCACGCACCGAGTCTGCTCGCCCGCGCTGCCTTACCGCACCTGCGTCGGACGAAGGGATCGATCCTCAACGTCTCGAGCACGTACGGTCATCGGCCTGCGCCTGGCGCCGCTCACGACGCCGCGACCAAGGCCGCCCTTGAGCACCTCACCCGCAGCTGGGCCCTCGAGCTGGCCGCCGACGGCATTCGAGTCAACGCCATAGCTCCCGGCCCTACCGAGAGCGAGGCTCTCGCCGCGGCGGGCCTGCCGCCCGCTGTCATCGAGCGGAGCAAAGAGGACGAGGCCGCCCGCGTCCCACTGGGCCGCCGTGGCTCACCTGACGAGATCGCCACCTGGATGCTGCGCCTAGCCGATCCCAGCGCCACATGGTTGACCGGCCAGGTGCTCACCGTCGACGGAGGCCTCGAGCTTGTCTGA
- a CDS encoding ArsR/SmtB family transcription factor, whose translation MKRARHPDVAEMSLTAVMGALSDPIRVGLVRVLADGRERGWGELHAPVAKSTLSHHLRVLRDAGLTRTRQEGTRCFVRLRAEDLHERFPGLLEAVLRAADRDDVGGQVSVAEDSPH comes from the coding sequence GTGAAGCGGGCGCGTCACCCGGACGTAGCGGAGATGAGCCTCACCGCGGTGATGGGAGCGTTGAGCGATCCGATCCGCGTCGGGCTAGTGCGCGTGCTCGCCGACGGCCGAGAGCGGGGATGGGGCGAGCTCCACGCACCGGTGGCCAAGTCCACGCTCAGCCACCACCTGCGCGTGCTACGGGACGCGGGTCTCACCCGAACGCGCCAAGAAGGCACCCGATGTTTCGTCCGGCTCCGCGCCGAGGACCTGCACGAGAGGTTTCCAGGGCTCCTCGAGGCCGTCCTCCGCGCGGCCGACAGAGACGACGTCGGAGGGCAGGTCAGCGTGGCCGAGGACTCGCCTCACTGA